ATTCTGTTACAAGTACAAATATTTCACTAACATAGGTTTATTTGCATTAGCAACAAAATAAAGTACCAGAAAGAGGCTATTGTCTATTGTATTTCACAATTTAGAAAgttatcattttaattagagATTCTCAGTGATTTCCTTTAGATTATAAAATGTCTGCAAGTATAAAGTAGCATAAAATTTAATTACTCAAGTAAAATACAATTAACTTCCAAAAAGAAAATGCGCGCAGcaaataagtaaatgtatttaagtaCTTTTCACACATGGTTTTGTTTCCAAGGTCTGTGATTTTTACTGGAGTGCTCtgatataaattaaatgtaataaccTGACctgttaaaaacataaacaggtGCCTATGAAATATGGTTGAACCAGGACTATACAGTGTGGCCACGACATGTTAATCCACTGATAATAAAAGCTGATGAAATGTATAATATTCataattaaaattgtattttacaaaGTTTACTTCAGAGCTGCAAAAGACAGATTAGTCgtatgtttatttgtttatttgtttttattttgttttcgTCGGTTTGCAATGACGCAGACTGTGACGACATTCATAGTCGACGGACACCTAGTACCCGGGCTGCTACTCACAGCAACACACCGACACACAGCAGGAAGAGATGGCCAGTCCAAAGACGTCCTGCTTTGTTAACTTAGCATTTCTGTTTGTATTCGTGTTTATTTCAGCATGTGTCCCCGCTGATTCTTCTCCTGACCGGACGAAGACGGTGGAGTTCAACGTTAAACCGGGAGGAGTGGTGCACACCTTTGCTGAGGGGATTGTAAGTGTCTGTGGTAattattctctttattttaaacagctATCAGCTTGTGTTTGTAAACGCTGCTGGGACACAGCTGCCATCAAGACGCTTACCGTCCTCTGCAAGTTTGCATGTAGAAGTTTGTCCAGTTCGCTGTTCAACGTTGTACAATTGTAATTCACTGTTGTTATTGAAGAATCAGCAGCTGATAGAATGGTAACAGGAATAAACACATCATTAGTTTAATTGTGCATGTCCGAGATGTTTCTTCGATTAAACCGTGtaacatttgatatatttaacattttaaagcaacatAAGTGGTAAAACTACATTCCACTGGTCAAATTTAGTCGCAACGTGATGACGACACAGGCCTGTGAGAGGCTGACACGTCGCTGCCACAACTTCTCCGATGATTGGCTGAGAAATCTGCAACACTGGGTGTTGATTGGCTGAAACGTTAAGTTTTATCTGATGTCTTCTATTAATATACCGTTAATTAATCCATAAAATAACAGGAGttagttattttcattattaaatgtcaCTGAGACCAGTGTGCCATCTAAGACCTGAGAACAAATTATAGGtatacaaataataaacattttacaatgaaTTCACCCAaacaacagtcacacacacaaacgcatacagggaattaattaaaattgttaAAGTGGACCTACCACCAGTACATGGGCTCAAAGTTCATATTTCCTTCTGAGAAATAAGTGTATGTAACCTTAAGGTCTGTTGCAGCTCATACCAGTAATACCAGAAACCAGTCCTCCCAGTTCTGAGTTGGTATGAGGAACTTTTAAAGTAAAGCCATATCTTGTTTCGGCTAATGTAATagattttcattgttatttttgttttgcatgatCTTCAGCCCAAGTTTTGTCAGGCAATATGCTGTctcttaaaaatatttataatgctggactgtaatttttttaataGTAGTTTCAATAAAAAGATGTGATTATAACATCATTGTATATATCTGGTAAAAGTCGAGAGATAATCATGTTGATTTATTACCAACCCATGGTTGCAGACATGGAGGAGTACTTTACAGTGATTCCTAACGCCCACACTGAGAATGTTAAACTTACTAAACTTAATTTTATGTTTCATGGCAATAGAAACATAGAATTAAACATATGCCCACTGTaagaacattacattttacattttcatttagttatttggcagatgctatTATCTAATGCGATAAGAAAGATTTCAAAAACATTGTTatcagagcagcagacagaacAAGAATAGTTTTTACCTTTGTGAAGATAGGAATATTAATGCTTTTGAATATTTCCTTGATAAATATAACTGACTGGAAAATGACTAAAACTGTGAAatcaacactgacacacacttatTCTAAGAAGCAATCTGCgtttttctcattctctcaCCTGCATCTGTTTCATTTTGCAACAAATTAGTAGTTTAATGGAAATGGTTATTGAATAGTGTGTAAAGTAACTGATTGGCACCCGCTAACACTATGTTGCCTTCTCCTGTTACAGAGGGAGTATGAATGCTCATTCACTTATGCTTCACAAGGGGGAACCAATGAGGTGAGTCTCTCTCTCATTGTCAGTCTGTTATTGAATGTAAATGTCAGCTGGTTTTTACCATGAATGTTCTTATGTTTTTGTGCCGAGCAGCAATGGCTGATGAGTGTGGGCCTGAGCGAAGACGACAGcctgttttcctgctctgtgtggaggtgagacacacacacacacacacacacacacacacacacacagacatagtcAGAGGACACAGAACTGTCATTGGAGAGACTCCTTCAGCTCAGTGACCCTGATGTTCAGTGATAAAATGTCTCTGTGGTCCCACTGAGCCGCTGTCTGATTGTAGTAATTTGTGACAGGCACCAATGTTATGAGAAGAGAAATAGAACAACAACGTTTCCCgcagtttaaatgtattcatgttttaCTTAATAAGAGAATGAATGTATGCAAATTACTTCAAGTTGATAACAAATACTTTTCCTTTCCGCCAGGCCTCAGGGAAAGTCATACCTGTTTTTCACTCAGTTCAAAGCTGAACTGAAGGGCACCAAAATTACATATGCCAACGCATTTGTAAGTATGAAGGAACACAACTCTCTCTACTGTTTATATGCAAATGTTGTCCATCCTGTTCAcatgagtttgtttttatgttgccAACTGGTCTTGGTCCTCCACGCCTATTGCCAGTTTGACTGTTGGCAGCTGAACACTTACTGAGGTTTACGTAAatgggggattttttttttttaccaaacaCTGCTGAGTTTAATTTGATAATATCAGCTAATAATGGCATCCAGCTGAATGTACAACTCATAAGGTACccatgttatttttattaaaggaaaCTAAAGATATGCTCactcaaacaaaacattataaacagcataaaaaacatCTAGTCCCTGTGTAGTTACAACAACACATGACAAACCACCTCGTTGGTTTTCGTTCCTCAGCTTTTCTCCTCCTGCGTGATTGCTGAGTTGAGTGTAAGCTCACAGGACTTTACCACctaacaaagacaaagtgtaGTAAAGAGGTGTTCCTAGATACTCCTTTTCAGACCTTCTGTTTGCACAGTGTCTGCACAAATGTCAGAAATTcataatattgttgtttttgcatcGCCTACAAATAAAACCATGCACCTTTTCACCAGCAATACAGCAGTGCATGTGTCGGGATGAAGGATTTTTCTCTCTCGGGGTTCCTTAACTTTGCTTTTTAGACAGTGTGAGATAGAAACAGCTGTCACCGTGTTCTGTTGGTATCTGAAATTTGACGGACTCACCTGGCCAGACTTCTGACACATAAACATAGACCTCCCAAAATGTCTTGTTTAGTATGATCAACATTTCAAAAGCCCAAAGATGTTGAGTTTACTGTGATGtaaaccagagaagaagaagcaggaaatgttttgaattgtttttagAACATTTTTACCTCTAATCACTTCTAATTGTTTAAACACACATTGGCAGTTTGAAAAATACAGATGCTACAGATGCACTTTGGACCTGACTTTTGCACGTCCCCTCCACTAATACTTACGTCTCTATGGAAACCCACCAAATGCTCCACAAGCCTCTGTACATTTTCAGATCCATTATTTTCTAGCAGTGGTTTGAGCTACATCCCAGATAGTGCCAACTCTGACAAACTAACATGAGCAGAAAGagtcaaagtaaaataaaaactttatttctctTGGAAGTCAAACTCAGAATCATTGTGTCTTTGCACATAATGTTTCATAGAAGGTTAATGTCCGAACTCTGTCTGAGCTCAGTCAATTAGTGGAGGTTTGCCCTGTCTGATGTGGTCATCGGTGAAGTGAAGCACACCTTGACACGCTTCTTTCCCCCAGCAAGGACAGTCCTGACACACTGTCATTAGTGAGAGCAcatgtttcctcctcctgctctggcTCCGTGTCCTGCAAGTAGAaggcaaacacagagaaaataactGCGCTAAATGAAGGGACAAGAATAACCtcata
This genomic window from Anabas testudineus chromosome 4, fAnaTes1.2, whole genome shotgun sequence contains:
- the mydgf gene encoding myeloid-derived growth factor, whose amino-acid sequence is MASPKTSCFVNLAFLFVFVFISACVPADSSPDRTKTVEFNVKPGGVVHTFAEGIREYECSFTYASQGGTNEQWLMSVGLSEDDSLFSCSVWRPQGKSYLFFTQFKAELKGTKITYANAFSQTAAGGQSDMPLKPEEFTVGDSTVTHTDGKFNAQLSKLTVIGRTKHDEL